Proteins encoded within one genomic window of Brachybacterium sp. P6-10-X1:
- a CDS encoding alpha-E domain-containing protein: MLSRIADSMFWIGRYVERADQTARILDVTLQSITEDAAQEEPVACAGVYEIFGVADPPDGDLTVQRVLDHLVTDRQNPSSVAGALQTARENARGAREVLTTEVWESLNTTSLGMPRGVRPSRMHGAFQFAKDRCAVVNGLVDASMTRDEAWLFLRIGQLLERVDMNARILQAHDLEDSSDAATVMLLRSCSAHEAYIRSYRGRVRASQAIEFLLLDSIFPRSAAHCLLEIDEALDTLAKLHGSSFDRMGTAEPGRRIVGRATASLRFRSLEDIVADFDDEMDQLQRVTGAITRALGSTYFHPAN; encoded by the coding sequence ATGCTCAGCCGGATCGCTGATTCCATGTTCTGGATCGGCCGCTACGTCGAGCGCGCCGACCAGACCGCCCGCATCCTCGACGTGACGCTGCAGTCGATCACCGAGGACGCCGCGCAGGAGGAGCCCGTCGCCTGCGCCGGGGTCTACGAGATCTTCGGCGTCGCCGACCCGCCGGACGGCGACCTCACGGTCCAGCGGGTTCTCGACCACCTGGTCACCGACCGCCAGAACCCCTCCTCGGTGGCCGGCGCGCTGCAGACCGCCCGCGAGAACGCCCGCGGTGCCCGGGAGGTGCTGACCACCGAGGTCTGGGAATCGCTGAACACCACCTCCCTGGGCATGCCCCGCGGGGTGCGGCCCTCCCGCATGCACGGCGCCTTCCAGTTCGCGAAGGACCGCTGCGCGGTGGTCAACGGTCTGGTCGACGCCTCGATGACCCGCGATGAGGCGTGGCTGTTCCTGCGGATCGGCCAGCTGCTGGAGCGGGTGGACATGAACGCCCGGATCCTGCAGGCCCATGATCTGGAGGACTCCTCCGACGCGGCGACCGTGATGCTGCTGCGCAGCTGCAGCGCCCACGAGGCCTACATCCGCTCCTACCGCGGGCGCGTCCGGGCCTCCCAGGCGATCGAGTTCCTCCTGCTGGACTCGATCTTCCCCCGCTCGGCCGCCCACTGCCTGCTCGAGATCGACGAGGCGCTCGACACCCTCGCGAAGCTCCACGGCAGCAGCTTCGACCGGATGGGCACCGCGGAACCGGGTCGGCGGATCGTCGGGCGTGCCACCGCCAGCCTGCGCTTCCGCTCGCTCGAGGACATCGTCGCCGACTTCGACGACGAGATGGACCAGCTGCAGCGGGTGACCGGTGCCATCACCCGCGCGCTCGGCAGCACCTACTTCCACCCCGCGAACTGA
- a CDS encoding M23 family metallopeptidase: MTAPLLLGHPGHGRWLVQNSPADRVPSHGISLLALDHSIDLVPADDRGRTAPVRLRSLVAPEPPEAFPGFGRELLAPLDGEVVAAHDGEPDHPARRGLPSVGYALTQRRRLADGWAGLAGNHVILRATAPRMSTHDGAPGDPADTGASGDVRVVYLALCHLRRGSLVVRPGQRVAAGERLAGCGNSGNSTEPHLHLQAMTAADPSAAGAVAITFPGGLPRNGTVLDMP, encoded by the coding sequence ATGACAGCGCCGCTGCTTCTGGGGCATCCGGGCCACGGCCGCTGGCTGGTGCAGAACAGCCCTGCGGATCGGGTGCCCAGCCACGGCATCTCCCTGCTCGCCCTGGACCACTCGATCGACCTGGTCCCGGCCGACGACCGCGGCCGCACCGCACCGGTGCGCCTGCGCTCCCTGGTGGCCCCGGAGCCCCCCGAGGCGTTCCCCGGGTTCGGGCGGGAGCTGCTGGCGCCGCTGGACGGCGAGGTGGTGGCGGCCCACGACGGCGAGCCGGACCATCCGGCCCGTCGGGGTCTGCCGTCGGTCGGCTACGCGCTGACCCAGCGCCGCCGCCTCGCCGACGGCTGGGCCGGCCTGGCCGGGAACCACGTGATCCTGCGGGCGACGGCGCCGCGGATGTCGACCCACGACGGTGCTCCCGGCGACCCAGCCGACACCGGTGCGTCCGGCGACGTCCGCGTCGTGTACCTCGCCCTGTGCCACCTGCGGCGCGGCAGCCTCGTCGTGCGTCCCGGGCAGCGGGTCGCGGCCGGGGAGCGGTTGGCCGGCTGCGGCAACTCCGGCAACAGCACCGAGCCGCACCTGCACCTGCAGGCCATGACCGCCGCCGACCCCTCGGCCGCGGGCGCCGTGGCGATCACTTTCCCGGGCGGTCTGCCGCGCAACGGCACGGTGCTCGACATGCCATGA
- a CDS encoding mandelate racemase/muconate lactonizing enzyme family protein produces MTYTPDAIRHLRLSTATLPLATPISDAKVFTGRQRPMTEVVFLFAEITTEQGHEGLGVSYSKRAGGPAQYAHAKEVAEAAIGEDPSDIAKLYTKLLWAGASVGRSGVATQALAAIDIALYDLKAKRAGLPLAKLLGAHRDSVRTYDTSGGFLHASLDEVRERADRSLAEGIGGIKIKVGLPDGAEDLRRVAAVREHLGPEIPLMVDANQQWDRRTALRMGRALEEFDLVWIEEPLDAEDAEGHAALASALDTPIATGEMLASVTEHERLIDARACDVLQPDAPRVGGISPFLKLATLADHAGLDLAPHFAMEIHLHLAAIYPRETWVEHFDWLDPLFEERLETRDGRMLVPDRPGLGITLSGQARAWTTESVEFGTA; encoded by the coding sequence ATGACGTACACGCCCGATGCCATCCGCCACCTCCGCCTGTCGACGGCGACCCTCCCGCTGGCCACCCCGATCTCCGACGCGAAGGTCTTCACGGGGCGTCAGCGCCCGATGACCGAGGTCGTCTTCCTCTTCGCCGAGATCACCACCGAGCAGGGACACGAGGGCCTCGGCGTCAGCTACTCCAAGCGTGCCGGCGGTCCGGCGCAGTACGCGCATGCGAAGGAGGTCGCCGAGGCGGCGATCGGGGAGGACCCCAGCGACATCGCCAAGCTGTACACGAAGCTGCTCTGGGCCGGGGCCTCCGTCGGCCGTTCCGGGGTCGCCACCCAGGCGCTGGCGGCGATCGACATCGCGCTGTACGACCTCAAGGCCAAGCGCGCAGGGCTGCCGCTGGCGAAGCTGCTCGGGGCGCACAGGGACAGCGTGCGGACCTACGACACCTCCGGAGGATTCCTGCACGCTTCGCTGGACGAGGTGCGCGAGCGCGCCGACCGCTCCCTGGCCGAGGGGATCGGCGGGATCAAGATCAAGGTCGGCCTGCCCGACGGCGCCGAGGACCTGCGCCGGGTCGCCGCCGTCCGCGAGCACCTCGGTCCGGAGATCCCGCTGATGGTCGACGCGAACCAGCAGTGGGATCGGCGCACCGCCCTGCGCATGGGGCGGGCGCTGGAGGAGTTCGATCTGGTGTGGATCGAGGAACCGCTGGACGCCGAGGACGCCGAGGGCCACGCCGCACTCGCGAGCGCCCTGGACACCCCGATCGCCACCGGGGAGATGCTCGCCTCCGTGACCGAGCACGAGCGTCTGATCGACGCCCGGGCCTGCGACGTCCTCCAGCCCGATGCCCCGCGGGTCGGTGGGATCAGCCCCTTCCTGAAGCTCGCCACCCTCGCCGACCACGCCGGCCTCGATCTCGCCCCGCACTTCGCGATGGAGATCCACCTGCACCTGGCCGCGATCTACCCGCGCGAGACATGGGTCGAGCACTTCGACTGGCTCGACCCGCTGTTCGAGGAGCGGCTGGAGACCCGTGACGGCCGCATGCTGGTCCCCGACCGACCCGGCCTCGGCATCACCCTGAGCGGACAGGCGCGGGCCTGGACCACCGAGTCGGTCGAGTTCGGCACGGCCTGA